The [Clostridium] celerecrescens 18A genomic sequence AAAAGCTCGGCATCTTCCTTAGACAATTCCTCCACGGCTTTTACGCACGCCTTCGAAAAGGCTTCCCTCTGGATTGAGGGACGCTTTGTATTGTCCACGGTAAAGCCGTAAAAGGTCATTTCATTAATCCCAAGTTTTTTGCAAAGGTGGTAAAGGACCATTCCAGGGGATATTCCATTGTCATACCCTGCCTCTTTCCCCATTCCTTTTCCAAGGGCCCAGCGGCGGTTGCCGTCTGGTATGATCCCGATGTGCTTTGGAATTCTCATATACGTTCCTCCATTTTTCCTGCTATATTTAAATTATATAGAAAGTATAGCCAATTTTTTCTCTTCCATAATTCTCCTTAAGTAAATCTTGTTGGATGCAGGAGATGTGGAGGAAATGTTCTGGTATCTGGAGATCTAGCAATACAGCCTGGCAGAAAATAAGGACATCGGGAAAGCGGAAGAGAATTGCTAACGCTTAATTGAAAGAAATGAATAGGTGAATGCCCCATAAAAACTGACGGCATGCCCCTCTTCCCAGGGCACACCGTCCAACTCTTAAATGACTTTTATAAAAAATTATATTCCGTTAGTATCTTTTCCCGTCCTGTAGTCATATCCGTAAAGTATTCATAAAAACTGATTCCCAGGAAGGAGCCAGAAATGTTTATGATATTGTCAAAACCGCGGCCCTTTAACGCCATAGCTGCATTATAGCTTCTCTGGCTGGTCCTGCAGTGCAAATATACCGGCCTGTCATGAGGAATTTCTGATACACGCTGCCTGAGTTCACCTAAGGGGATATTCACGGCTCCAATGAGATGACCCATCTCAAACTCGTCACGGCTTCTCACATCGATGATGCATGCTTTGCTCTCCACCAGTTCACGCACTTCACTTACATGAACCTGTTTAAGGGCACCGTGCAGGACATTGAGTGCCACCAGCGCAGCCAGATTAACCACATCCCTTGCTGTGCCGAACACCGGTGAGTAGCAGAGTTCCAGTTCTTTTAAATCCTCTAGTGTTCCGTTCATGGCAATAAGGGTTGCGATAACATCGATCCGCTTGTCTACATTGCCCTTGCCGATGGCCTGGGCTCCCAGGATCTTTCCCGTTGGTACCTCAAATACAAGCTTAAAGTGCATAGGAGAACTGCCGGGCATCAGGCCTACCTTATCCATGGCCATAGTGTAGACCGAATCGCATGGTATATTATTTGCTTTTGCAGTTCTCTCATTCAGGCCTGTAGCAGCAGCGTTCAACTGGAACAGCCTGACAGCGCAGGAGCCAATGACTCCGTTATACCTGGTGAACATGCCATACATGGCATCAGCGGCTGCCCTTGCCTGGCGAAGAGCCGGACCAGCCAGAGGAAGCCTGGTCGGTTTGTGGGTCAGACGCTGGTAGACCTCGATGGCATCGCCCACTGCATAGATATGAGGGTCACTGGTGCGGTAATCCGGCGTCACCTTGATTGCACCGGTCTCACCGATTTCCAGCCCTGCCTGCTTTGCCAGCTCTGTCTCCGGCAGTACGCCAATGGAGAGCACCACTGCATCGCAGGGCAGCTCCCTGCCTGAGTTTAAGATCACCTTATCCTCAGTGATAGCCTTAACGCCGTCACCTACAGCCAGTTCCACGCCCTGATCATAGAGCTCTTTTTGCAGAATCTGGCTCATATCATTATCAAAAGGTGCCATGATCTGACCGGCAGCCTCTGCCACAGCTACCTGCTTACCTGCAGATTTCAGATTTTCTGCCACCTCAAGGCCGATAAAGCCGCCTCCTATTACAACCACACTGCAGATCTCTTCTCTGGCAACATATTGATCCAGCTCTGCAATATCATTCACATTGCGCACTGTAAATACATGAGGAAGAGACACTCCCTCGATTGACTTCGGCCGGATCGGATATGATCCTGGCGATAGCACCAGTTCATCATATGATTCTTCATATTCCCGGCCGGATACACTGTCTTTGATCCGTATTTTCTTAAGGGTGCGGTCAATGCCGCACACCTCACTGTTAACACGCACCTCGATATCATAGGAATTCTCAAATCCCTCCGGCGTCATCAGAACCAGATAATCCTTATCCTCCACGGTCCTGCTTAAATAATAGGGAAGTGAGCAATTAGAAAAGGATACATGCTCTCCCCGTTCAAATATGGTTATGGACGCATCTGCATCCAGACGCCTGATTCTGGCTGCGGCGGACGCACCGCCGGCAACACCTCCCACAACAAGAACACGTTTACCCATGATCACACTTCCTTTGTAATTATTTTCTTTATGAATCTCCTTTTGCTGAAGAAGGCTTCTTCTCCAGGTTCAGCGACTTGTCATTATACACTGTCATATCTATATTATTGGTCAGTTTTGCAGCTACCAAACCGGTCACCATACCATCACTGACATTCAGGGCAGTTCTGGCCATGTCGATCACAGGCTCAATTCCTACCAGCAGACCTGCAATACCAACCGGGAGTCCAAGTGCGGATAACACGGTGATACCTGCAAAGGTTGCGCCGCCGCCTACACCGGCAATACCAATGGAAGCAAACGTGATGATGACTACCATCAGAATAAAGAAAGAAGGGGTAATTTGCTGGCCCACAGCAGGAGCCACCATGACTACCAGCATGGCAGGATAAATAGCCGCGCAGCCGTTCTGTCCGATGGAGGTACTGAGGGAACCTGCCAGGTTGGAAACTCCGTTATCCACGCCCATCTCATCTGTCAGGGTCCTGATGGTCAGCGGCAGGGTTCCTGCACTGGTACGGGAGGTAAATGCAAATACCAGGGTTGTCATGGCCTTCTTAAAATATGTAAGAGGGCTGACTCCCACGACAGCCAGTATCAGTCCGTGAATGATGAACATGATAAATATAGCTGTATAGGAAGCAAGAACAAATGTTACAAGCCGCAGGATGCTGGTATAGTCACTTCCCGCAATGGTCTTGGTCATCAAGGAGAAGATGCCGAATGGAGTCAGCATGATAATCATCATGACCACTTCCACCACCAAGGTATTCAGCGAATTCATTAGTTTTCCGAAAAACTCCGCCTGTTCCGGGGCGTAGGTACGTACCCCGATTACTCCGATTCCCAGGAATGCTGCAAAGAGCACCACAGAAAGGGTTGCATTGCTGCCCTGTCCGGTCAGGGCATAGATCGGATTGGATGGAATGATATCAATAATGGTATCTTCAATGGAAAGGCCCTCTTTCGCCTTCTCTTCCAGCTGGGAAGTCTTCTTGCTCTCAGCCTCGCCAATCTCCAGACCCTCTGCGCTGACGCCAAATGCCTTAGCGGTAACACCGCCTACCACTGCTGAAATTGCTGCCGTTGACAGGAGAATTACCAGTACAAGAGCTGTGATCTTGCCAAGGTTCTTGCCTGACTTCTGGTTAATGATCGCACACACGATGGATACAAAAATCAGCGGGATTACCATCATCTTTAAAAGCTTGGTATATGCAGTACCCACCAGGCTGATCCAGCGCAGGCTCTCAGAAACCGCTGCATCATCTGCCACTGTCTTTAAGATCGCTCCAAATATAATACCGCCGAACAGACCGGCTATTACACGTACATTAAAAGATTTGCCTTTTTTCTGCAATACAAACAGAACACCCAAATAGATTAAAAAACAGATTACACTTATATAAACAGCCATTTATTCCCCCACCTTTTCTTTGATGTTTTTAATTATGCTCTCGACAGCAGTAACAACATTCTTTGTATCAGTAGCCAGGTTAATCCGGATAAATCCGTGTGCCATGAGGCTGAACCACTCCCCAACGTCGCAGGCAAGACGACACTTGTTCTGGATAAAACCGGCAGTCTCTTCCCCTGTGAGATAGCCCCTTAAATCAATCCAGGACAGATATGTTCCCTCAAGAGGCGTAACCACGATCTCTGGAAGCTCTCTTGCAAACTCTTGTTTCATATAATTGTAATTGTGAATAATCAGTGCCTTCACATTCTCAAGCCATTCTTCTCCTCCCCGGAAAGCGGCCTCCACGCCTGCAACACCCATGAGGTTGACTTCCGGTGAACCAATGCTTTTGATGTATGCATCATAGGTTTCCATTAACGGTTTGTCAAATATGATTACATGGGAGTGAATCAGCCCGGCTAAGTTAAATGTCTTGGACCCCGCATTTAAGGTGATCAGAATATCCTTATACTTACCGTTTCCGACCAGGGCGGAGGATACGAACTTCTTCTCCTCATAGGTAAAATCCTGGTGAATCTCATCGGAAACCACCAGCACCCCATGTCTGCGGCAGATGCCGAACATGGTATCCAGCTCCTCCTCTGACCATACCCGGCTTACAGGGTTATGAGGGGAA encodes the following:
- a CDS encoding MalY/PatB family protein — protein: MDIEKFCRENCVERRGTGTLKWDSLQEIFGDADLLPLWVADMEIQSPAAVREALVKRVEHGVFGYGTVEDAFFDSFFAWQMKHHNVELARENIRFATGVVGSLYAAVRAYTKEDASVIICPPVYYPFYDAILNTGRKLVTCELDNNNGYYTLDFEKFEKEIMDNKVEMFILCSPHNPVSRVWSEEELDTMFGICRRHGVLVVSDEIHQDFTYEEKKFVSSALVGNGKYKDILITLNAGSKTFNLAGLIHSHVIIFDKPLMETYDAYIKSIGSPEVNLMGVAGVEAAFRGGEEWLENVKALIIHNYNYMKQEFARELPEIVVTPLEGTYLSWIDLRGYLTGEETAGFIQNKCRLACDVGEWFSLMAHGFIRINLATDTKNVVTAVESIIKNIKEKVGE
- a CDS encoding cation:dicarboxylate symporter family transporter — protein: MAVYISVICFLIYLGVLFVLQKKGKSFNVRVIAGLFGGIIFGAILKTVADDAAVSESLRWISLVGTAYTKLLKMMVIPLIFVSIVCAIINQKSGKNLGKITALVLVILLSTAAISAVVGGVTAKAFGVSAEGLEIGEAESKKTSQLEEKAKEGLSIEDTIIDIIPSNPIYALTGQGSNATLSVVLFAAFLGIGVIGVRTYAPEQAEFFGKLMNSLNTLVVEVVMMIIMLTPFGIFSLMTKTIAGSDYTSILRLVTFVLASYTAIFIMFIIHGLILAVVGVSPLTYFKKAMTTLVFAFTSRTSAGTLPLTIRTLTDEMGVDNGVSNLAGSLSTSIGQNGCAAIYPAMLVVMVAPAVGQQITPSFFILMVVIITFASIGIAGVGGGATFAGITVLSALGLPVGIAGLLVGIEPVIDMARTALNVSDGMVTGLVAAKLTNNIDMTVYNDKSLNLEKKPSSAKGDS
- a CDS encoding FAD-dependent oxidoreductase, yielding MGKRVLVVGGVAGGASAAARIRRLDADASITIFERGEHVSFSNCSLPYYLSRTVEDKDYLVLMTPEGFENSYDIEVRVNSEVCGIDRTLKKIRIKDSVSGREYEESYDELVLSPGSYPIRPKSIEGVSLPHVFTVRNVNDIAELDQYVAREEICSVVVIGGGFIGLEVAENLKSAGKQVAVAEAAGQIMAPFDNDMSQILQKELYDQGVELAVGDGVKAITEDKVILNSGRELPCDAVVLSIGVLPETELAKQAGLEIGETGAIKVTPDYRTSDPHIYAVGDAIEVYQRLTHKPTRLPLAGPALRQARAAADAMYGMFTRYNGVIGSCAVRLFQLNAAATGLNERTAKANNIPCDSVYTMAMDKVGLMPGSSPMHFKLVFEVPTGKILGAQAIGKGNVDKRIDVIATLIAMNGTLEDLKELELCYSPVFGTARDVVNLAALVALNVLHGALKQVHVSEVRELVESKACIIDVRSRDEFEMGHLIGAVNIPLGELRQRVSEIPHDRPVYLHCRTSQRSYNAAMALKGRGFDNIINISGSFLGISFYEYFTDMTTGREKILTEYNFL